A single region of the Anaerococcus urinomassiliensis genome encodes:
- a CDS encoding penicillin-binding transpeptidase domain-containing protein has protein sequence MRKQKERRLILIEVLVVIALIAIVARLYTVMISQGDYYRDLSDNRKVKEVDEIASRGNIYDRNGKVLATSVPAFAVQIYKDQLLKLDDEDRIDSLSKLVDILEEDGVNYTDGFAIKLNSFAYKRNEDYFILGQMPNELVVSTLIDNDLIYEFLTSTLKDENIEYETIKTALLALKKRGIDIPVHVSQKEGNLEVTFKENSEEKLKASGYSIDENPIDVVVRAVGNDKSVLLSILENSNARILAYNILKERDLLGSLTLKDYAIKADEELIEKKAKLSKAYPEINLKTSPSDDFYEIVKSSTIKDVLTQAIVKDDGAYVIPADILIQELENKGIYANFDTEVITETEDDRNLYTVNVKFRNAQAGSPVDELARLADEHGLLKPLILSEDIKYMAQNANTRKNIYPNIDVSEDDPKDWDYTFNIEKDNFYTYYAAKDKVNSRKKIVEVLNKEKDPKEILNYLKKINGLEKFSDLEAVGVLTIDNQVNRQGNFGYRPISLVYNIDESTVLKIEENIKATSGIDVNTIPIRSYPNRYLASHILGYMGPIATEEEMDKYVKKRDYLRDEIIGKTGIEESYQDNLKGKNGKSLVTVDSAGNRKQTISQSPSEPGDDLYLSIDADLQQQAEKSLAGVLKAIREGTDYQSEYGVFRPLRRAAYAQSGAVVVSNVKTGEVLAMASLPDYDPNLFSTGISQSDWESLQVPEDSGPLVPRPMLNIASQSAVVPGSTFKLVTALAALENGLDPQAVITDYGYIEIGNRRFNNLAWTEYGITQGEENLYGAIRDSNNFYFYVLALGENPRDGKSIGTKLELNDIRIAAEKLGLDQVTGVEINIPKESSGNIPSIDKKIQITRTMLKSYLDENLPLHLKDEVKKSRSEFENDVLDIVNFTDAPKEWNRNKIIEFLDERGYDPELILEGERAGLADTIKYTYLNQAEWDITDMLNIVIGQGQNAYTPLQMNRAIATLTNGGYLNKFTLVDKVTNHDSGDVLFDNVTEGTRIELKDRKYLEDIKYGALLVAQNNKILSELPVEIGIKTGTAEVEGKNADGVGYDSYAWMVGFAPYDDPEIAISIILTQGDTSYNVSPIMRDIVAKYFDLNVYSSNQNESTDNVDTAQFGDNVPDQGGNLIENLDNNITDITNEINGNNQNMENLDDNKGGI, from the coding sequence GTGAGAAAACAAAAAGAAAGACGATTAATACTTATCGAAGTCCTAGTAGTAATCGCCCTAATAGCTATTGTAGCAAGGCTATACACAGTTATGATTAGCCAAGGAGATTATTACAGAGACTTATCAGATAATAGAAAAGTAAAAGAGGTAGACGAGATTGCTAGCCGTGGAAATATCTATGATAGAAATGGCAAAGTTTTAGCAACAAGTGTACCTGCTTTTGCTGTACAGATTTACAAGGACCAGCTACTAAAGCTTGATGATGAAGATAGGATTGATAGCCTATCAAAGCTAGTAGATATCCTAGAAGAAGATGGAGTAAACTACACTGATGGCTTTGCGATAAAGCTAAATTCTTTTGCCTACAAGAGAAATGAAGACTATTTTATCTTAGGGCAAATGCCTAATGAACTTGTTGTATCAACTCTTATCGACAACGATTTAATCTACGAATTTCTAACATCCACACTTAAGGATGAGAATATAGAATATGAAACAATAAAGACAGCCCTTTTAGCCTTAAAAAAACGTGGTATTGATATACCAGTTCACGTAAGCCAAAAAGAGGGAAACTTAGAAGTTACTTTTAAGGAAAATTCTGAAGAAAAATTAAAGGCTTCTGGTTATTCTATAGATGAAAACCCTATAGATGTAGTAGTAAGAGCTGTTGGCAATGACAAATCTGTTTTATTATCCATACTTGAAAACTCAAATGCGAGAATTCTTGCCTATAATATATTAAAGGAAAGAGACCTATTAGGTAGTTTGACCCTAAAAGATTATGCTATAAAAGCTGATGAGGAGTTAATTGAAAAAAAGGCAAAACTTTCCAAAGCTTATCCTGAGATTAACCTTAAAACATCTCCTAGTGACGATTTCTATGAGATAGTAAAATCCTCTACAATCAAGGACGTTTTGACCCAAGCTATAGTAAAAGACGACGGGGCTTATGTAATACCTGCAGATATCCTAATCCAAGAGCTAGAAAATAAGGGTATTTATGCAAACTTTGATACTGAGGTTATAACAGAAACGGAAGATGATAGGAATCTCTATACGGTAAATGTTAAATTTAGAAATGCACAAGCTGGTTCCCCAGTAGATGAACTGGCAAGGCTTGCAGATGAACATGGACTATTAAAACCACTCATACTATCAGAAGATATAAAATATATGGCTCAAAATGCCAATACAAGAAAAAATATTTATCCAAACATAGATGTAAGTGAAGATGACCCTAAAGATTGGGATTATACCTTTAATATAGAAAAAGATAATTTCTACACTTATTATGCAGCAAAAGATAAAGTTAATTCTAGAAAAAAAATTGTTGAAGTTTTGAACAAAGAAAAAGATCCCAAAGAAATACTAAATTATCTTAAGAAGATCAATGGTTTGGAAAAATTCTCAGATCTAGAAGCTGTAGGTGTCCTTACTATTGACAACCAAGTTAACAGACAAGGAAACTTTGGCTATAGGCCTATAAGCTTGGTATATAATATCGACGAATCAACCGTATTAAAGATCGAAGAAAATATCAAAGCAACATCTGGCATAGATGTAAATACTATTCCAATAAGGTCATATCCAAATAGATACCTAGCAAGTCATATCTTAGGCTACATGGGACCAATTGCAACAGAAGAAGAAATGGACAAATATGTCAAAAAAAGAGACTATTTGAGAGATGAAATCATAGGCAAAACTGGTATAGAAGAGTCCTATCAAGATAACCTAAAGGGCAAAAATGGCAAGAGCCTAGTGACTGTTGACTCAGCAGGCAATAGAAAACAAACCATATCCCAATCACCATCCGAACCAGGTGATGACCTATACTTATCCATTGATGCTGATCTTCAACAACAAGCCGAAAAGTCTCTTGCAGGAGTTTTAAAGGCTATTAGAGAAGGAACAGACTACCAATCAGAATATGGAGTATTTAGACCACTAAGGCGAGCAGCATATGCCCAAAGTGGGGCAGTAGTAGTATCTAATGTCAAAACTGGTGAAGTTTTGGCTATGGCAAGTTTGCCAGATTACGATCCAAACCTATTTTCAACGGGTATTTCCCAATCGGATTGGGAAAGCTTACAAGTCCCAGAAGATAGTGGACCACTAGTACCAAGACCTATGCTTAATATTGCAAGTCAAAGTGCGGTTGTTCCAGGGTCCACCTTCAAACTTGTAACAGCTCTTGCCGCCTTGGAAAATGGCCTAGATCCTCAAGCGGTAATCACTGACTATGGATATATAGAAATTGGAAACAGACGATTTAACAACCTTGCATGGACAGAATATGGAATCACCCAAGGTGAGGAAAACTTGTATGGAGCCATAAGAGATTCTAATAACTTCTATTTCTACGTTCTAGCCCTAGGTGAAAACCCTAGAGATGGTAAGTCAATAGGAACCAAGCTTGAACTAAATGATATTAGAATTGCGGCGGAAAAACTTGGTCTAGACCAAGTAACAGGTGTAGAAATAAATATACCAAAAGAATCTTCTGGAAATATTCCATCAATTGATAAGAAAATTCAGATAACAAGGACCATGCTAAAATCATATCTTGATGAAAATCTTCCTCTTCACCTAAAAGATGAAGTCAAAAAATCAAGAAGCGAATTTGAAAATGATGTTCTAGACATAGTAAACTTCACAGATGCTCCAAAAGAATGGAATCGAAATAAGATTATAGAGTTCCTAGATGAAAGAGGCTACGACCCTGAACTTATCCTTGAAGGGGAGAGAGCAGGACTTGCCGATACAATCAAATACACCTACCTAAATCAAGCTGAGTGGGACATAACAGATATGTTAAATATCGTTATAGGCCAAGGTCAGAATGCCTATACTCCACTTCAAATGAATAGGGCCATAGCTACGCTTACAAACGGAGGATATCTAAATAAATTCACCCTTGTAGATAAGGTAACTAATCACGATTCAGGAGATGTTTTATTTGATAATGTCACTGAGGGAACAAGGATAGAATTAAAAGATAGAAAATACCTAGAAGATATCAAATATGGAGCCTTACTTGTAGCACAAAACAACAAGATACTAAGTGAACTTCCAGTAGAAATAGGTATCAAGACTGGTACTGCAGAAGTAGAGGGTAAAAACGCTGATGGTGTAGGATATGATTCCTATGCATGGATGGTAGGATTTGCACCATATGATGATCCAGAAATAGCAATAAGTATCATTCTAACCCAAGGTGATACTTCTTACAATGTATCTCCTATAATGAGAGATATAGTGGCCAAATATTTTGATTTGAATGTTTACTCATCAAATCAAAATGAAAGCACAGATAATGTAGATACTGCTCAGTTTGGCGATAACGTCCCAGACCAAGGCGGGAATTTGATTGAAAACTTAGATAATAATATTACCGATATTACAAACGAGATTAATGGCAACAACCAAAATATGGAAAATCTTGATGATAATAAGGGGGGGATATGA
- the mreD gene encoding rod shape-determining protein MreD, with product MNKFKTFLILLISFIIQTTIFSKINIFGANINIIIPAIVAISQILGYKVGGFGALIIGLVEDFLFTSFIGVRALSYFLIGSFVSSNLMNISKDKPSGAISTFFASIFNFFLINLIYYIFTSKTTLATYLPIPLLVEALLNSLIYLIYINLVKKVMYLPTYRM from the coding sequence ATGAATAAATTTAAAACATTTTTGATTTTACTTATATCATTTATCATACAAACCACCATTTTTTCTAAGATAAATATATTTGGTGCAAATATCAACATCATTATCCCAGCTATAGTAGCAATATCTCAAATATTAGGATATAAGGTCGGTGGATTTGGTGCTTTGATTATTGGCCTTGTTGAAGACTTTTTATTTACTAGCTTTATTGGTGTGAGAGCCTTGTCATATTTTTTGATAGGATCTTTTGTTTCAAGTAATCTTATGAATATTAGTAAAGATAAGCCAAGTGGAGCCATATCAACATTTTTTGCTAGTATATTTAATTTCTTTTTGATTAATTTGATTTACTATATCTTTACGAGCAAAACTACATTGGCTACATATTTACCAATACCATTGCTTGTTGAAGCCTTACTAAATTCATTGATTTACTTAATTTATATAAATCTAGTAAAAAAAGTTATGTATTTACCAACATATAGGATGTAG
- the mreC gene encoding rod shape-determining protein MreC, translating to MVYKRVKKNNKSFLITIGILVLLIMISSQNDTISGAGSNLANTIFKPIEKVTYSISSEIMGQVERTVGSRETRSQVEKLEAENKALEIENARLNTIINKEEFLKEERDAISSSGNQYLKASVVNTDLNSMTSNFTIDKGKKDGVKKNDIILQAIGESDYYTGLVGKVTEVFENTSRVVTINNEANDVSFINARSNDYGVIDKFTSKTIQGYMLDVDSGAKNSDVLLTSGLGGVYPYGIYIGTISNVSMSQDSLRKNITIDSPVDFNHLYRVLVLSGNNEYKSDQANTEDKEDGGINE from the coding sequence ATGGTCTATAAAAGAGTAAAGAAAAACAACAAATCTTTTTTAATAACTATAGGTATATTAGTTTTGCTAATAATGATTTCATCCCAAAACGATACCATATCTGGTGCTGGGTCAAACTTGGCAAATACAATCTTCAAGCCAATAGAAAAAGTAACTTATTCCATATCGTCAGAGATTATGGGCCAAGTTGAAAGGACTGTTGGATCAAGAGAAACTAGAAGCCAAGTTGAAAAGTTAGAAGCAGAAAATAAGGCCCTTGAAATAGAAAATGCTAGGCTAAATACCATTATAAACAAGGAAGAATTCCTAAAAGAAGAAAGAGACGCAATAAGTTCTTCTGGTAATCAATACTTGAAGGCAAGTGTTGTAAATACAGACTTAAACTCAATGACATCCAATTTTACCATCGATAAGGGCAAAAAAGATGGAGTCAAAAAGAATGATATTATCCTTCAAGCTATAGGAGAAAGTGACTATTATACAGGCCTTGTTGGCAAGGTTACTGAAGTCTTTGAAAATACATCAAGAGTAGTAACTATAAATAATGAAGCAAATGACGTTTCATTTATCAATGCTAGAAGCAATGACTATGGAGTTATAGATAAGTTTACATCAAAAACTATCCAAGGTTATATGCTAGATGTTGATAGCGGAGCTAAAAACTCAGATGTACTTTTGACATCAGGTTTAGGAGGAGTCTATCCATATGGCATCTACATTGGGACAATTTCAAATGTTTCAATGAGTCAAGATTCACTTAGGAAAAATATAACCATAGATTCACCAGTAGACTTTAACCACCTATATAGGGTTTTGGTATTAAGTGGCAACAACGAATATAAATCTGACCAAGCGAATACAGAAGATAAAGAAGATGGAGGAATAAATGAATAA
- the mreB gene encoding rod shape-determining protein: MKFRMIANDFAIDLGTSNVSVYKKNEGLVLTEPSLMVLDENSTKVLAVGNEAKEMLGKTPSNIHVVKPIVNGVITDFNLTEAMLNYFFDKINPGMSLIQPKVVISIPDGITDIETRAIEDAALHAGSREIILAPQTLAQAFGMGLSPDDPRAILMVSMGAGTTEVSVLSLNGIVTNASLKKGGDYIDEAIIDLFKKNKKLDIGKNTAENIKNNILSLRIKDGDLSMDVDGRDMISASPKTVEAKSRDLVEAVISYADEVMNMIYEVLEKTPPELTGDIRRDGFYLSGGFANLKGIREYIEAKLKISSYISENPGSDAILGAGKILEEPDRFLKYRK, from the coding sequence ATGAAATTTAGGATGATTGCAAATGATTTTGCAATTGATTTAGGAACAAGCAATGTTTCAGTATACAAAAAAAATGAAGGTTTGGTTTTAACTGAGCCTTCCTTGATGGTATTAGATGAGAACTCTACAAAAGTTTTGGCTGTAGGAAACGAAGCTAAGGAAATGCTTGGTAAAACTCCATCTAATATTCATGTTGTAAAACCAATAGTTAATGGTGTTATAACTGATTTTAACTTAACTGAAGCTATGTTAAATTATTTTTTTGATAAAATCAATCCTGGAATGAGCCTTATCCAACCAAAGGTTGTTATTTCAATACCAGATGGGATTACTGATATAGAGACTAGAGCTATAGAAGATGCAGCCTTGCATGCTGGTAGTAGGGAAATAATTTTAGCCCCACAAACCTTAGCTCAAGCCTTTGGCATGGGCCTATCTCCAGACGATCCTAGAGCCATACTTATGGTTAGTATGGGAGCTGGTACTACAGAAGTATCTGTCCTTTCCTTAAATGGCATAGTGACCAATGCTTCTCTTAAAAAGGGAGGAGACTATATAGATGAGGCCATTATTGATTTGTTTAAGAAAAATAAGAAGTTAGATATTGGAAAAAATACTGCTGAAAATATCAAAAATAATATCCTAAGTCTTAGAATCAAAGATGGAGATTTGTCAATGGATGTTGATGGCAGGGATATGATTTCAGCAAGCCCAAAGACAGTAGAAGCAAAAAGTCGTGACCTAGTTGAGGCTGTGATTTCTTATGCTGATGAAGTAATGAATATGATCTATGAAGTTTTAGAAAAGACTCCGCCAGAGCTAACAGGAGATATTAGAAGAGATGGATTCTATTTGTCTGGTGGCTTTGCAAATCTTAAGGGAATCAGAGAATATATAGAAGCCAAGCTTAAGATTTCTTCTTACATATCGGAAAATCCTGGTTCTGATGCAATACTTGGAGCAGGAAAAATCCTAGAAGAACCTGATAGATTTTTGAAATATCGTAAGTAG
- the radC gene encoding RadC family protein codes for MRKTIKDFDLSDRPREKLIKESSDSLSDEELLAIILSTGTKEKNAIELAREILANFSYQELYDIEVNELTKINGIKSAKASKIVASLKFGKRIAKRVNQRSITKIEKSEDIYNFLKEELADKKNEFFYAILLDTKNVIISKELITKGTLDASLVHPREAFRPAIKKSAKSIIFAHNHPSGNPRPSEEDYNITRRLVDAGNLLDINVLDHIIIGENDYYSFKKENDI; via the coding sequence ATGAGAAAGACAATTAAAGATTTTGATTTATCTGACAGGCCGAGGGAAAAGTTAATCAAAGAAAGTTCAGATTCGCTAAGTGATGAAGAACTCTTGGCCATAATATTATCTACTGGAACTAAAGAAAAAAACGCCATAGAACTAGCAAGAGAAATACTAGCAAATTTTTCCTACCAGGAACTATACGACATAGAGGTAAATGAACTTACTAAGATAAATGGAATAAAATCTGCCAAGGCCAGCAAAATTGTCGCATCCTTAAAATTTGGCAAGAGAATAGCCAAAAGAGTCAATCAAAGATCTATAACAAAGATAGAAAAAAGCGAAGATATATACAATTTTCTTAAAGAAGAGCTAGCTGATAAGAAAAATGAGTTCTTTTATGCTATCCTTCTTGATACAAAAAATGTTATAATATCTAAAGAACTAATAACTAAGGGGACCTTGGATGCATCTCTTGTCCACCCAAGGGAAGCATTTAGACCAGCTATCAAAAAATCTGCAAAATCTATAATTTTTGCCCACAACCATCCAAGTGGAAATCCAAGGCCTTCGGAAGAAGATTACAATATTACCAGAAGACTTGTAGATGCTGGCAATTTATTAGATATTAATGTTCTTGACCATATAATAATAGGAGAAAATGATTATTATAGTTTTAAAAAAGAGAATGACATATAG
- a CDS encoding Gx transporter family protein, whose translation MKDIRNVTNIALLTAMALAISLLEHMIPLPVPIPGAKLGFSNMIILITLYMYGFKSALIVGVLKSFLLMLITGSVSAFFYSLAGAILSAIAMAISLKYLSKVASFIGISEIGAFFHNLGQILVAMVFMGNVKMIIYFPALVIMGVFTSFFVGLSVNYVTSHMKKLNLGDINNEKDN comes from the coding sequence ATGAAAGATATAAGAAATGTAACAAATATAGCCTTGCTTACAGCTATGGCTCTAGCTATATCTTTGCTTGAGCATATGATTCCACTGCCAGTTCCAATACCGGGGGCTAAGCTAGGTTTTTCAAATATGATTATTTTAATCACCCTATATATGTACGGTTTTAAATCAGCACTAATAGTAGGGGTTTTAAAATCCTTTCTTTTGATGCTAATAACAGGATCAGTTTCTGCCTTCTTCTATTCTTTAGCAGGAGCAATCTTATCAGCCATAGCTATGGCAATCTCTCTAAAATACCTATCAAAAGTTGCAAGTTTTATAGGTATAAGTGAGATTGGTGCATTTTTCCACAACCTTGGACAGATACTAGTTGCTATGGTATTTATGGGCAATGTAAAGATGATTATATATTTTCCAGCCCTTGTAATAATGGGGGTTTTCACAAGCTTTTTTGTTGGACTAAGCGTAAATTACGTGACTAGCCATATGAAGAAATTAAATCTTGGAGACATAAATAATGAGAAAGACAATTAA
- a CDS encoding NusG domain II-containing protein, which translates to MKIKKGDIFISLGLLILSFLLAMYFQSFNSKEKGQYIRIEQNSKLVGEYPLDVDKEIVLDGDGKYNKVIIKDGKAFMKEANCRDQICVHMREINVDGETIICLPNRVYVEVIDKSKEDDSIDRVNR; encoded by the coding sequence ATGAAAATTAAAAAAGGAGATATTTTTATATCCCTAGGATTATTAATATTAAGTTTCTTATTGGCTATGTATTTTCAAAGCTTTAATAGCAAGGAAAAAGGCCAGTATATTAGGATAGAACAGAATTCAAAACTTGTGGGAGAATACCCGCTTGATGTTGATAAAGAGATAGTGCTAGATGGTGATGGTAAGTATAACAAGGTTATCATCAAAGATGGCAAGGCCTTTATGAAAGAAGCAAATTGTAGGGATCAAATTTGCGTTCATATGAGGGAGATTAATGTTGATGGTGAAACAATCATATGCTTGCCAAATAGAGTTTATGTAGAAGTAATAGATAAGTCAAAAGAAGACGATAGTATAGATAGGGTAAACCGATGA
- a CDS encoding RnfABCDGE type electron transport complex subunit B has translation MNEILLPVVVLGGLGFLFATALGLISTKFKVETSVTEEAVRNALPGANCGACGYPGCDGCAAAIAKGEAPVNACVIGGPSTTSLVASAMGVEATGSDNRQVAVVKCNGDCDSAKDMFEYSGLTDCRAQIALFGGKKECNFGCLGCGTCENVCPFDAIHVHNGVAKVDRDKCVACGKCVKACPKDIITLVPYDQKAVVLCSNQEKGKDARKKCDKACIACTLCAKTYPEAFEMKKNLSVENINPDLDIELLKAAAEKCPNKCIEVFN, from the coding sequence ATGAATGAGATATTATTACCAGTTGTAGTTCTAGGGGGCTTAGGATTTTTATTTGCTACTGCTCTTGGACTGATAAGTACAAAATTTAAAGTAGAAACTTCTGTTACAGAAGAAGCCGTAAGAAATGCCTTACCAGGTGCCAACTGTGGTGCCTGTGGTTATCCAGGATGTGATGGATGTGCAGCAGCTATAGCAAAAGGTGAAGCTCCTGTAAATGCCTGTGTAATAGGTGGACCTTCCACAACAAGCTTGGTAGCAAGTGCAATGGGAGTGGAAGCTACAGGAAGTGACAACAGACAAGTTGCCGTTGTAAAATGTAATGGTGACTGCGACAGTGCAAAAGATATGTTTGAATATTCTGGACTTACCGATTGTAGAGCTCAAATAGCTTTATTTGGTGGTAAAAAAGAATGTAACTTTGGCTGCCTTGGTTGTGGAACTTGTGAAAATGTATGTCCATTTGATGCAATCCATGTACATAATGGAGTTGCCAAAGTAGACCGTGATAAATGTGTAGCATGTGGTAAGTGTGTGAAAGCATGCCCAAAAGACATCATAACCCTTGTACCATATGATCAAAAAGCTGTAGTTTTATGTTCAAACCAAGAAAAAGGTAAGGACGCTAGGAAAAAATGTGACAAAGCATGTATTGCTTGTACACTTTGCGCCAAAACTTATCCTGAAGCTTTTGAAATGAAGAAAAACTTATCAGTAGAAAATATCAATCCAGATTTGGACATAGAATTATTAAAAGCAGCAGCAGAAAAGTGTCCAAACAAATGTATTGAAGTTTTTAATTAA
- a CDS encoding electron transport complex protein RnfA, producing MSDLISIIIGAIFVSNYVLGQFLGICPTLGVTGKVETARGMSFAVIFVITLASIVTWFIQYYLLEPLNIEYLQTVVFILVIASLVQSVEAVMKKNMPSLYGALGVFLPLITTNCVVLGVAIKTITNQYDLLQTIVYALAASLGFMLAMMILSYIRERIAENDTPEAFKGAPMSLITLGLMSIAFMGFAGL from the coding sequence ATGTCAGATTTAATATCAATAATAATTGGTGCAATATTTGTATCAAACTATGTATTGGGACAATTCTTAGGAATTTGTCCTACTTTAGGGGTAACCGGTAAAGTTGAAACAGCTCGTGGTATGAGTTTTGCTGTAATATTTGTAATAACTTTAGCTTCTATAGTAACTTGGTTTATCCAATATTACTTACTAGAACCACTAAATATTGAGTATCTACAAACTGTAGTATTTATCTTAGTTATAGCATCTTTAGTACAATCAGTAGAGGCTGTAATGAAGAAAAATATGCCTAGCTTATATGGAGCGTTGGGTGTGTTCTTACCGCTTATTACAACTAACTGTGTAGTACTAGGCGTAGCTATAAAAACAATTACAAACCAATATGATTTGCTTCAAACTATTGTTTATGCCCTAGCAGCATCATTAGGATTTATGCTAGCCATGATGATTCTATCATACATAAGAGAAAGAATTGCCGAAAATGATACTCCAGAAGCCTTTAAGGGTGCGCCAATGAGTCTTATTACTCTAGGACTTATGTCAATAGCATTTATGGGCTTTGCAGGATTATAG